Proteins found in one Planctomycetaceae bacterium genomic segment:
- the bioA gene encoding adenosylmethionine--8-amino-7-oxononanoate transaminase → MSQNAINPPSENPPSENQPSEFTSAGPELLREWDNAHVWHPFAPMSAYTQENAPIIVRGEGFDLIDTDGNRYLDGISSLWCNVHGHTVPQIDDAVRRQLGQVAHTTLLGLSSEPSIRLARALVQRAPKGLNRVFYSDSGATSVEVALKMAYQFHRQKPEGPEDRDTFLCVGNAYHGDTLGTVSVGGIDLFHRCYRHLLFQTLTLPSPVALRVPTGYTKETWLQFCFDETARLIQQNKHRLAGVVMEPLVQGAAGILIHPDGFLRHIRELCTENDVPLIADEVAVGFGRTGKLFACEHEDVQPDFLCVAKGISGGYLPLAATITTDRIYEAFLGDPSEGRTFFHGHTYTGNPLGCAAGLASLELFEVNRVLENVNACAEVAKECLSGLCEHPHVAEIRQKGLMIGIELVRDKSSLTPFESPLRIGHQVTLAARKQGVIIRPLGDVVVLMPAPAMPIARVRQLCNVTIECIDEVTKAAAL, encoded by the coding sequence ATGAGCCAGAACGCTATCAATCCACCGTCGGAAAATCCGCCTTCAGAAAATCAGCCGTCGGAGTTCACATCCGCGGGACCAGAGTTGCTGCGCGAATGGGACAACGCACACGTCTGGCATCCCTTCGCACCGATGTCCGCCTACACTCAGGAAAACGCTCCCATTATCGTGCGGGGGGAGGGATTCGATCTGATCGATACGGATGGAAACCGTTATCTGGATGGTATTTCGTCTTTGTGGTGCAATGTCCATGGCCATACGGTGCCTCAAATCGATGATGCTGTGCGCCGACAGCTCGGCCAGGTGGCGCATACAACCCTGTTGGGCCTTTCCAGTGAGCCTTCCATTCGCCTGGCCCGTGCATTGGTTCAGCGTGCCCCCAAAGGACTCAACCGCGTCTTTTACTCAGACAGTGGAGCCACCAGTGTCGAAGTGGCACTCAAAATGGCTTACCAGTTTCATCGCCAGAAGCCGGAAGGGCCGGAAGATCGAGATACCTTCCTGTGCGTTGGTAACGCTTACCATGGAGATACCCTGGGAACCGTCAGTGTCGGCGGCATTGACCTCTTTCACAGGTGTTACAGGCATTTACTGTTTCAGACACTGACACTGCCTTCCCCCGTCGCGCTGCGTGTCCCAACTGGTTACACAAAAGAGACATGGCTGCAATTCTGTTTCGACGAGACTGCTCGATTGATTCAACAGAACAAACATCGCCTCGCGGGCGTCGTTATGGAGCCGCTGGTTCAGGGAGCAGCGGGGATTCTGATCCACCCAGATGGTTTTCTGCGCCATATACGGGAACTCTGCACAGAAAATGACGTGCCGCTCATCGCGGATGAAGTCGCAGTGGGATTCGGACGTACCGGAAAGCTGTTTGCATGTGAACACGAAGACGTTCAGCCGGACTTTCTCTGCGTCGCCAAAGGTATTAGTGGAGGGTATCTGCCGCTCGCCGCGACCATCACCACCGATCGAATCTATGAGGCCTTCCTGGGCGATCCATCAGAAGGCAGAACCTTCTTCCACGGACACACATACACAGGAAACCCGCTGGGCTGTGCGGCAGGCCTTGCATCTCTGGAGTTGTTTGAAGTCAACAGGGTTCTGGAAAATGTGAACGCCTGTGCGGAAGTCGCGAAAGAATGTCTGAGCGGATTGTGTGAACATCCGCATGTTGCAGAAATCAGGCAGAAAGGTCTGATGATTGGGATCGAGCTGGTGCGTGACAAATCGTCTCTTACGCCGTTCGAAAGTCCATTGCGGATCGGGCATCAAGTGACACTGGCCGCGCGAAAGCAAGGCGTCATCATTCGCCCCCTTGGCGATGTCGTTGTACTGATGCCCGCTCCGGCGATGCCGATTGCTCGCGTCAGGCAACTCTGCAATGTCACCATCGAGTGTATCGACGAAGTGACCAAAGCGGCGGCCCTGTAG
- the thiS gene encoding sulfur carrier protein ThiS has protein sequence MQIELNGDPRSIPDAWTISDLLRDLKIESRYCAVERNLELVPREQHAQCPLQDGDRVEVVTLVGGG, from the coding sequence ATGCAAATAGAACTTAATGGCGATCCACGCTCGATTCCCGATGCATGGACGATTTCTGACCTGCTTCGCGATTTAAAGATCGAAAGCCGGTACTGCGCTGTGGAACGGAATCTGGAGCTTGTTCCGCGAGAACAGCATGCCCAGTGTCCGCTTCAGGATGGAGACCGTGTCGAGGTTGTAACGCTCGTGGGTGGCGGCTGA
- a CDS encoding thiazole synthase: protein MTNAFVPDDKPLVLGSHTLKSRLIVGTGKYATFELMQECLEVSGSEVITVAVRRERLVDQAGRNILDFIDLGRYTILPNTAGCFNADDAIRVARLGREILRGLENPGADWIKLEVLADTRTLLPDPVATIEACERLVADGFQVLCYTSDDPIAARRLKEVGATSVMPAGSPIGSGQGILNPNNLRICLEYLKENDPEYPVIIDAGVGTASDVSAAMELGCDGVLLNTGIAGAQDPLRMAYAMKQACRAGRHAWLSGRIPKKLYATASSPTEGVISRGPN from the coding sequence ATGACGAATGCATTTGTTCCTGACGACAAGCCACTTGTTCTGGGGTCACACACTCTGAAGTCGCGTCTTATCGTGGGGACCGGAAAGTACGCCACCTTCGAACTGATGCAGGAGTGTCTTGAAGTCAGTGGTTCAGAAGTGATCACTGTGGCCGTGCGTCGCGAGCGGCTGGTTGATCAGGCTGGTCGCAACATTCTGGATTTCATTGATCTCGGACGGTACACGATCCTGCCAAACACAGCCGGGTGCTTCAATGCGGACGATGCAATTCGCGTCGCTCGACTGGGGCGTGAAATCCTGCGGGGTCTTGAAAACCCGGGAGCCGACTGGATTAAACTGGAAGTACTTGCGGATACACGAACGCTGCTGCCGGATCCCGTTGCCACAATAGAAGCCTGCGAACGTCTCGTGGCTGATGGGTTTCAGGTCCTTTGTTATACGTCGGATGATCCCATAGCGGCTCGTCGTCTGAAAGAAGTCGGAGCGACATCTGTTATGCCTGCCGGCAGCCCGATTGGAAGCGGGCAGGGGATATTGAACCCGAACAATCTTCGCATTTGCCTTGAGTATCTCAAGGAGAACGATCCTGAGTACCCGGTTATCATCGACGCGGGTGTCGGGACTGCCAGTGATGTCTCTGCTGCGATGGAACTGGGGTGTGACGGAGTCCTGCTGAATACCGGCATTGCTGGTGCTCAGGATCCCCTGCGGATGGCCTATGCGATGAAGCAGGCATGTCGAGCTGGTCGGCATGC